In Deltaproteobacteria bacterium, a genomic segment contains:
- a CDS encoding enoyl-CoA hydratase/isomerase family protein codes for MSYRHILTASSYGVATIILNRPPLNVLNIEMMNEVNRELERLKSEPPKLLVFRAEGKAFSAGVDVGEHVGDLMPKMIDAFHGMFRRMDELGVPSIAAVQGAALGGGCELAVYCDMVIASEKAKFGQPEIKVGVFPPIAALILPRIIGRKKAMEFILSGDTWSAEAAERAGMINQVAPADEFESAVESFIGRFIGNSSVVMKLARESALCGLLDDPGTGLDRIEELYMDKLMKTHDAAEGLEAFLNKRPPAWKDR; via the coding sequence ATGAGTTACCGGCATATTCTGACCGCTTCCAGCTACGGCGTAGCCACGATTATCCTAAATCGTCCTCCGCTCAACGTTTTGAATATCGAGATGATGAATGAAGTGAACCGGGAGCTGGAAAGGCTGAAGAGTGAACCTCCGAAGCTGCTGGTGTTCAGAGCCGAAGGGAAGGCCTTTTCCGCCGGGGTCGATGTGGGCGAGCACGTGGGTGACCTGATGCCTAAAATGATCGATGCATTTCATGGCATGTTCCGACGTATGGACGAACTCGGCGTTCCAAGCATAGCGGCCGTGCAGGGAGCCGCACTGGGTGGCGGGTGCGAATTGGCCGTCTACTGCGATATGGTCATTGCTTCAGAGAAGGCCAAATTCGGCCAACCCGAGATCAAAGTCGGAGTCTTCCCACCCATCGCCGCGCTGATCCTGCCCCGCATTATCGGCAGGAAAAAAGCCATGGAATTCATTTTGAGCGGCGATACCTGGTCCGCGGAAGCGGCCGAACGCGCGGGGATGATCAACCAAGTTGCGCCGGCGGACGAGTTCGAGTCCGCCGTGGAGTCCTTTATCGGAAGGTTCATCGGAAACAGCTCCGTTGTGATGAAACTCGCTCGCGAAAGCGCCTTGTGTGGACTCCTGGATGACCCCGGGACAGGGCTTGATCGCATAGAAGAGCTGTACATGGACAAACTCATGAAGACGCATGATGCCGCCGAAGGACTGGAAGCCTTTTTGAACAAACGCCCTCCGGCATGGAAAGATCGATAA
- the oah gene encoding 6-oxocyclohex-1-ene-1-carbonyl-CoA hydratase, whose product MSLDWIGKDDQLKDHSLMGGEYWGTEAPCTVYEKKPVLDPKGKEIEGLYTAWVRLNNPAQYNSYTTGMVKGVIAGFSSASLDRSVVAVVFTGTGDKAFCTGGNTKEYAEYYSKRPNEYGEYMDLFNGMVDAILNCKKPTICRVNGMRVAGGQEIGMACDLTISSDLAIFGQAGPRHGSAPDGGSSDFLPWMLSIEDAMWNCISCELWSAYKMKLKGLISKSTPVLRKAGQLYRNPQVITDTFVEDGEIVYGESKVGDELKEGREFIKTCEIDFSLLDKEVDNIIWSFTNLFPGCLIKSIDSVRAKKKFFWDQMKLPNRHWLAANMMGEAFLGFNAFNTKKITGRDTIDFVRLRQKIANGDLFDDNFFEEVLGKRQR is encoded by the coding sequence ATGAGTTTGGATTGGATCGGAAAAGACGATCAGCTCAAAGACCATAGTCTGATGGGAGGCGAGTATTGGGGAACGGAAGCCCCCTGTACGGTCTACGAAAAGAAACCCGTATTAGATCCCAAGGGAAAGGAAATTGAAGGTCTGTACACCGCATGGGTGCGTCTGAACAACCCTGCCCAATATAATTCGTATACCACGGGAATGGTAAAAGGCGTTATTGCAGGATTCTCCTCCGCCTCTTTGGATCGCAGCGTGGTGGCGGTGGTGTTTACCGGGACGGGGGACAAAGCCTTTTGTACCGGCGGGAACACCAAAGAATATGCCGAATACTACAGCAAACGCCCGAACGAATATGGCGAATACATGGACCTGTTCAACGGCATGGTGGACGCCATACTGAATTGCAAGAAACCCACCATTTGCAGGGTCAACGGCATGAGGGTCGCCGGCGGCCAGGAAATCGGGATGGCCTGTGATCTGACCATTTCGTCCGACCTCGCGATCTTCGGACAGGCCGGCCCGCGTCACGGGTCCGCTCCCGATGGTGGCTCGTCGGATTTTCTGCCCTGGATGCTCTCCATTGAAGACGCTATGTGGAACTGCATTTCGTGCGAACTCTGGTCCGCCTATAAGATGAAGCTCAAGGGGCTGATTTCCAAGTCGACGCCCGTACTCAGAAAAGCCGGTCAGCTTTACCGCAACCCGCAGGTAATCACCGACACGTTTGTCGAGGACGGGGAGATTGTCTATGGAGAGTCTAAAGTAGGCGATGAACTGAAAGAGGGGAGAGAGTTCATCAAGACATGCGAAATTGACTTCTCCTTGCTGGATAAGGAAGTGGACAACATCATTTGGTCCTTTACAAACCTGTTTCCCGGATGCCTGATCAAGTCCATAGACAGCGTCAGGGCCAAAAAGAAATTCTTCTGGGATCAGATGAAGTTGCCCAATCGCCATTGGTTGGCCGCCAACATGATGGGGGAAGCCTTCCTGGGCTTCAACGCGTTTAACACCAAGAAGATCACGGGTCGGGACACCATTGATTTCGTAAGGCTGCGTCAAAAGATCGCAAACGGGGATCTATTCGACGATAACTTCTTCGAAGAGGTTTTGGGAAAACGACAGAGATAA
- the had gene encoding 6-hydroxycyclohex-1-ene-1-carbonyl-CoA dehydrogenase, whose amino-acid sequence MAGIPQTIQTWQMVRPWAKDKETGQKIPGLIELKKIPVPELKEGEVLVEVAGCGVCHTDLGYFYDGVPTVNKPPLSLGHEVSGTVIAGKSDMIGKNVLIPAVMPCGRCEICDRHRGNRCLKQRMLGNSHDIYGGFSSHVPVPSDGLCVIEDTRGLPLSHYAVIADAATTPYQAAKRADVTNGDVAVVIGAGGGIGVYMVQIVKALGAKTVIGLERDEEKLTRSLKYGADLAIHTADKDVQAIRNEFKDVCKANGVQAGYGLKIFECSGTQIGQQMGLALLTFVSKLVIIGFGLHSSEYMFSRLMAFDAEIIGTWACLPEYYPKVLELVQSGKVQIEPFLETRPMSKIVQVLEDQHAGKFTRRIVLEPDF is encoded by the coding sequence ATGGCAGGCATTCCACAGACGATCCAGACGTGGCAGATGGTGCGGCCATGGGCTAAGGATAAGGAAACGGGGCAGAAAATCCCCGGTCTTATTGAGCTGAAGAAGATTCCGGTTCCCGAGCTTAAGGAGGGTGAAGTTCTAGTTGAAGTCGCCGGTTGTGGGGTGTGCCACACTGACCTGGGATACTTCTATGACGGAGTACCTACGGTCAACAAACCTCCCTTGAGTCTGGGACACGAAGTCAGCGGGACGGTGATTGCCGGAAAATCCGACATGATCGGAAAGAATGTTCTCATACCCGCGGTCATGCCCTGCGGCCGCTGTGAAATCTGCGACAGGCATCGTGGCAATCGTTGCCTCAAACAGAGAATGCTGGGCAATTCCCACGACATATACGGCGGTTTCTCGTCCCACGTCCCCGTGCCTTCCGACGGACTTTGCGTTATCGAAGACACCCGGGGACTCCCATTGTCCCATTATGCCGTTATAGCGGACGCCGCCACCACTCCGTACCAGGCCGCGAAACGCGCCGACGTGACCAATGGCGACGTGGCTGTCGTTATCGGCGCCGGAGGAGGTATCGGCGTCTACATGGTGCAGATCGTAAAAGCCTTGGGAGCCAAGACCGTTATAGGCCTGGAGCGGGACGAAGAAAAACTGACACGGAGCCTCAAGTACGGTGCGGACCTCGCCATTCACACGGCGGACAAGGACGTCCAAGCCATTCGAAACGAATTCAAGGATGTATGTAAGGCGAACGGCGTGCAAGCCGGGTACGGCCTGAAAATATTCGAATGCAGCGGCACGCAAATCGGTCAGCAAATGGGACTGGCTCTCCTGACCTTTGTGAGCAAGCTCGTCATTATCGGTTTCGGTCTGCATTCGAGCGAATATATGTTCAGCCGCCTAATGGCCTTCGATGCGGAAATCATAGGCACTTGGGCGTGCTTGCCCGAATATTATCCCAAGGTGCTGGAACTGGTGCAATCGGGCAAAGTCCAGATCGAGCCTTTCCTTGAAACCCGCCCCATGAGCAAGATCGTGCAGGTTTTGGAAGATCAGCACGCCGGCAAATTCACTCGAAGGATCGTTTTGGAGCCCGACTTTTAA
- a CDS encoding 3-oxoacyl-ACP reductase FabG, with translation MKLKGKTAVVTGASRGVGRAVAIAYAREGARVVVNYSSNQAAAEATVKEIEALGSQAILHMADVSDRAEANSLISAAKERFGSVDILVNNAGITRPNLLIKMSEEEWDRVLDVHLKGAFFCTQAAALFMKEQNSGKIINVTSVAGIVGTVGQVNYSAAKGGIIAFTKSVARELARFNVCANTISLGIVATDMTEKIRTDEKLRDIYMNRILLRRFAEPDDITPAFVFLASDDANYITGQLVCVDGGYGMI, from the coding sequence ATGAAACTGAAAGGCAAGACCGCCGTTGTCACGGGCGCCAGTCGTGGTGTTGGCCGGGCCGTGGCTATTGCCTATGCGCGAGAAGGAGCACGGGTTGTCGTCAACTACTCGAGCAACCAGGCCGCTGCCGAGGCTACGGTCAAAGAAATCGAGGCCCTTGGGAGTCAGGCGATATTGCACATGGCGGACGTGTCCGACAGAGCGGAGGCCAACAGCCTCATCTCCGCCGCCAAGGAGCGCTTCGGAAGCGTCGACATCCTGGTGAATAATGCCGGCATAACCCGCCCGAACCTGTTGATCAAAATGAGTGAAGAGGAATGGGATCGGGTTTTGGACGTGCATCTGAAAGGCGCTTTCTTCTGCACGCAGGCGGCCGCGTTGTTCATGAAAGAGCAGAATTCGGGCAAAATCATCAACGTGACCTCCGTGGCGGGAATCGTGGGCACCGTGGGCCAAGTGAACTACAGCGCCGCCAAAGGCGGAATCATCGCTTTCACCAAGAGCGTAGCCCGAGAACTGGCGCGGTTCAATGTGTGCGCAAATACGATTTCGCTGGGCATCGTTGCCACCGATATGACGGAAAAGATCCGCACCGACGAGAAACTCCGTGATATTTATATGAACCGGATACTGCTCAGGCGCTTCGCGGAACCCGATGATATTACGCCCGCGTTCGTATTCCTGGCCTCGGACGACGCCAATTACATCACCGGCCAGCTAGTTTGCGTTGACGGCGGATATGGAATGATCTGA
- a CDS encoding septal ring lytic transglycosylase RlpA family protein, whose amino-acid sequence MNERALTFLRLWSKLLVLCLVMSFSACAWLSAKKPPVRPEGKVPEGSYEVFGQSYSPLKTADGFSQIGVASWYGSDFHGRRTSNGEDYNMFSMTAAHTILPFDTVVLVRNLESGKEAKVRINDRGPFVKGRVIDLSFRAAKEIGVVGPGTARVQVLALGKEKTVTKGGMTTTIYEPAADYGIGTFFIQVGSFTVRKNAEQLVSKLKDSYGDAHIVEYDRGDQLFYQVRVAKAGTLTGAKEKARQLKQVGFEDSFIVSD is encoded by the coding sequence ATGAATGAACGCGCGCTCACATTTCTACGGTTATGGTCAAAGCTTCTGGTACTGTGTCTGGTCATGTCTTTTTCGGCGTGCGCGTGGCTGAGCGCCAAGAAGCCCCCCGTCCGTCCGGAAGGCAAAGTGCCCGAGGGCTCCTACGAGGTCTTCGGACAGAGCTACAGTCCCTTGAAGACCGCCGACGGTTTTTCGCAAATCGGCGTCGCTTCCTGGTATGGCAGCGATTTTCACGGACGGAGGACCTCCAACGGCGAAGATTACAACATGTTTTCCATGACCGCCGCCCATACGATACTGCCTTTCGATACCGTAGTGTTGGTGCGAAATCTCGAGAGTGGAAAAGAAGCTAAAGTGAGGATCAATGATCGAGGTCCTTTTGTGAAAGGACGCGTGATCGATCTTTCTTTCAGAGCAGCCAAGGAGATCGGCGTCGTGGGACCGGGCACGGCGCGTGTTCAGGTTTTGGCTTTGGGCAAAGAAAAGACGGTCACGAAAGGTGGCATGACGACAACTATATACGAGCCCGCGGCCGACTATGGTATCGGCACCTTCTTCATCCAGGTGGGCTCTTTCACCGTGAGAAAGAATGCGGAGCAATTGGTTTCAAAACTCAAGGATTCATATGGCGACGCACATATCGTTGAATACGATCGCGGAGACCAACTCTTTTACCAGGTACGGGTGGCTAAGGCCGGAACCCTGACCGGCGCTAAAGAAAAGGCCAGACAATTGAAGCAAGTTGGATTTGAAGACTCGTTTATTGTCTCCGATTGA
- a CDS encoding integration host factor subunit alpha, translated as MALTKDKIINNVYEQAGLSKSQARRVVEKLLELVKSTLEEGDNLLISGFGKFMVKDKKARRGRNPQTKADLQLRARKVVVFKTSGVLRRRMNPDLER; from the coding sequence ATGGCGTTAACCAAAGACAAAATTATCAACAACGTCTATGAGCAAGCCGGATTGAGCAAAAGCCAAGCGAGGCGGGTCGTCGAAAAGCTTCTCGAACTGGTCAAGTCTACTTTGGAAGAGGGCGACAATCTCCTTATTAGCGGGTTTGGAAAGTTCATGGTGAAAGACAAAAAAGCGCGCCGGGGACGAAACCCGCAGACCAAAGCAGACCTGCAACTACGCGCGCGCAAAGTGGTCGTATTCAAGACATCCGGAGTGCTTCGCAGAAGGATGAATCCGGATTTGGAAAGATAG